The following coding sequences are from one Arachis hypogaea cultivar Tifrunner chromosome 7, arahy.Tifrunner.gnm2.J5K5, whole genome shotgun sequence window:
- the LOC112703374 gene encoding large ribosomal subunit protein uL30z isoform X1, with protein sequence MSSSENMAEEESKPLNFIPEVILKKRKSNEAWALRKKAQLERSNFQSNKNKDATIKKPEDFVIQYRNMELDLIRMKRRVKRKLPQLNSDSKPLIVIRIHGKNDMHPKTRKNLYSLGLRRVFNAVFLKPSDGVLAKLQRVEPFVTYGYPNLKSIKELIYKKGHMKIEKRKVPLTDNNIVEQELGKYGIVCIEDMVHQIYNVGPHFKEVIQLMWPFELNKPVGGLTGSKTLFKDGGDSGNRDDVINELVSKMN encoded by the exons AATATGGCAGAAGAGGAATCAAAACCATTGAACTTCATACCAGAGGTTATACTCAAGAAGCGAAAAAGCAACGAAGCATGGGCTCTTAGGAAAAAGGCTCAATTAGAGCGCTCCAACTTCCAATCTAACAAGAACAAGGACGCTACCATAAAAAAGCCCGAggattttgttattcaatatcGCAACATG GAGCTGGACCTTATTAGAATGAAGCGCAGAGTAAAGAGGAAACTTCCACAGCTGAACTCAGACTCCAAGCCCTTAATTGTCATTCGGATTCACGG GAAAAATGATATGCAtccgaaaacaagaaaaaatttgTACAGCTTGGGGTTGAGAAGAGTATTCAATGCTGTCTTTTTGAAGCCATCAGATGGAGTGTTAGCCAAGTTGCAGAGGGTGGAACCATTTGTTACCTATGG ATACCCAAATCTTAAGAGCATAAAGGAGCTAATCTACAAGAAGGGGCACATGAAAATAGAGAAGCGGAAAGTTCCGTTGACAGATAATAACATTGTTGAGCAG GAATTGGGGAAGTATGGTATTGTATGCATAGAAGACATGGTGCATCAGATATATAATGTTGGTCCACACTTTAAGGAAGTTATCCAACTTATGTGGCCCTTCGAACTCAACAAACCAGTCGGAGGATTGACAGGATCAAAAACCCTTTTCAAGGATGGTGGAGACTCTGGGAATCGGGATGATGTCATCAACGAATTAGTCTCTAAAATGAATTAA
- the LOC112703374 gene encoding large ribosomal subunit protein uL30z isoform X2, translated as MAEEESKPLNFIPEVILKKRKSNEAWALRKKAQLERSNFQSNKNKDATIKKPEDFVIQYRNMELDLIRMKRRVKRKLPQLNSDSKPLIVIRIHGKNDMHPKTRKNLYSLGLRRVFNAVFLKPSDGVLAKLQRVEPFVTYGYPNLKSIKELIYKKGHMKIEKRKVPLTDNNIVEQELGKYGIVCIEDMVHQIYNVGPHFKEVIQLMWPFELNKPVGGLTGSKTLFKDGGDSGNRDDVINELVSKMN; from the exons ATGGCAGAAGAGGAATCAAAACCATTGAACTTCATACCAGAGGTTATACTCAAGAAGCGAAAAAGCAACGAAGCATGGGCTCTTAGGAAAAAGGCTCAATTAGAGCGCTCCAACTTCCAATCTAACAAGAACAAGGACGCTACCATAAAAAAGCCCGAggattttgttattcaatatcGCAACATG GAGCTGGACCTTATTAGAATGAAGCGCAGAGTAAAGAGGAAACTTCCACAGCTGAACTCAGACTCCAAGCCCTTAATTGTCATTCGGATTCACGG GAAAAATGATATGCAtccgaaaacaagaaaaaatttgTACAGCTTGGGGTTGAGAAGAGTATTCAATGCTGTCTTTTTGAAGCCATCAGATGGAGTGTTAGCCAAGTTGCAGAGGGTGGAACCATTTGTTACCTATGG ATACCCAAATCTTAAGAGCATAAAGGAGCTAATCTACAAGAAGGGGCACATGAAAATAGAGAAGCGGAAAGTTCCGTTGACAGATAATAACATTGTTGAGCAG GAATTGGGGAAGTATGGTATTGTATGCATAGAAGACATGGTGCATCAGATATATAATGTTGGTCCACACTTTAAGGAAGTTATCCAACTTATGTGGCCCTTCGAACTCAACAAACCAGTCGGAGGATTGACAGGATCAAAAACCCTTTTCAAGGATGGTGGAGACTCTGGGAATCGGGATGATGTCATCAACGAATTAGTCTCTAAAATGAATTAA